One Algoriphagus sp. Y33 genomic window, CCAGTGATTTGCCTTCTCTTTGCGGAAGCAGAATCAACTACGACAAATACAGTACGGACACTACCAAATTCAGCGTAGGCTTTGCCTCAGCGCTGGGGCAACTCCTACCCTGCAACCACATCTACAACCAGTACATCTTTATTGAAGATGTACAGCAAACGCTAAAAAGACTGGAATCCAAACGGCTCCGTCTCCAGTCACTTGCCAATTACAGCAGGGAAAATGCCATTGCAAGGGATGCGACCAATGACTATTTGAATGAGGCGATCAGTGAACAAAGGCTACCAGTTAAAGCCCACTTTAATATCCTAACCTGGACAGAAGACCCGCTACAGATCCCTGAAATCAAAAAGCAGGTTGGCGCTGCCCTCTCCCAGATGGAGGCTACTGCAAGGGAAGAAACCGTCGGAGCTGCCCAGATCTTCTGGGCAGGAATTCCTGGCAACAGTGCCGACTTTCCGATGAATGATAGCTTTGACACCTTTGTGGAGCAAGCCAGTTGTTTCCTAAATCTGGAAACTGGCTATCGCAACTCGCTCAGTCCATTTGGAATTCGCTTGGGAGACCGGCTCACTGGAAAACCAGTTCATGTGGATCTATCCGATGAACCTGTGAAAAGAGGCATCTGCACCAACAGAAACAAATTCATCCTTGGTCCAAGTGGTAGCGGCAAATCATTTTTCACCAATCACATGATCCGCAGTTATTACGAGCAGGGAACGCATGTAGTCCTTGTGGATGTGGGGCATTCCTACAAAGGACTCTGTGATCTGGTCGGAGGTTATTACTTCACTTATGATGAGAAAAACCCGATCCAATTCAATCCCTTTTACATTGCTGAAGGTGACCAGCTGGATACCGAAAAAAAAGAAAGCATCAAGACGTTGCTGCTTGCACTCTGGAAAAAAGACAACGAAACCTTCACGCGTAGCGAGTATGTAGCGCTATCCAATGCCTTAAAAGGATATTATGAAAAATTGGCTTCAGATTCATCCCTATTTGCGAGTTTCAACAGCTTTTACGAGTACGTGAAGTCAGACTTTCTGCCTCTTCTTCAAATCGATAAAGTCAAGGAGAAGGATTTTGACATCAGCAATTTCCTTTATGTGCTTCGCCCCTATTACAGAGGGGGAGAATTCGATTACCTCTTAAATGCCACTGAGAACCTGGACTTGCTTCAGGAGCGATTCATTGTCTTTGAACTGGACAATATCAAAGACCATCCTATCCTATTCCCAGTGGTGACCATCATCATCATGGAAGTCTTCATCAACAAAATGCGCAAGCTCAAAGGCATCCGCAAACTGATTCTCATTGAGGAAGCCTGGAAAGCCATTGCCAAGGAAGGCATGGCTGAATACATCAAATACTTATTTAAAACAGTCCGAAAGTTCTTCGGGGAAGCCATTGTAGTCACCCAGGAAGTCGAGGATATCATCAGCTCCCCTGTGGTTAAGCAGGCCATCATCAACAACAGTGATTGCAAGATCCTACTGGACCAATCCAAGTACCAGAACAAATTTGATCAGATCCAAGAACTCTTGGGCTTAACTGACAAGGAACGGGCAATGGTACTTTCAGTCAACAAGGCCAATGATCCCAATCGCATCTACAAGGAGGTATTCATCAGTCTGGGAGGAATGCTCTCCAAAGTGTATCGTACCGAGGTATCCAAAGAAGAGTACCTCGCCTATACGACTGAAGAAACCGAGAAAATCAAGGTGATGGATTATGCCCATCGATACGGCTCCATACAAAAAGGAATAGCAGCACTTACAGTAGAACAAGTCCAACACTAAAAACACAGCCATGATTAGCTCCCATAAAAACATCCGCCTTACAGTCCTGCTCACGGTACTTTGTGTAGCATTTATCCTTCCGCCAACCCGGACTCAGGCGGCAGCAACAATTCCTATTGTGGAGATCATTAAGGCTGCTGTCAAGAAAGTCATCGTTGCAGTAGATCTTCAAATCCAGAGGCAGCAAAATAAAGTGATCTGGCTACAGAATGCCCAAAAAGTATTGGAAAACACCATGTCCAAACTCAAGTTGGATGAGATCTCCAGCTGGACAGAAAAGCAACGCGAACTCTACGAAAAATATTTCGACGAGCTCCAACAGGTCAAATCAGCGATTTCCAGCTACCATCGGGTGCGTGACATCGCCCAAAAACAAACACTGATTGTCACTGAATACAAAAAAGTCTGGGCAGTAATCCAGCAGGATGATCATTTCACCATCCAGGAAAAAGAGTACATGGGGCAGGTGTATGCCGGAATTCTGGGAGATACGGTAGAAAACCTGGATCAACTGTCAATTCTTATCAAAGCATTTACCCTTCAAATGAGTGATGGAGAAAGACTGACCCTACTGAATGAAACTGCTCTAAAGGTAGACCAAAACTACCAGGACTTGCTCTCATTTAACCGCAGCAACGGACAGCTGAGTTTACAACGGGCGAGAAGCAACACAGAGATTTCACACATACAGCTACTCTACGGGATCCAACCCTAACACCCTATACCTATGAAAAAGCTACTTATTTTCCTTTTCCTCATCGCTACGGCCTTGCCAGTATCAGCACAGAACTTCCAGGAATGGTTTCAACAAAAGCAGACCAAAAAGAAGTATCTGGCCGAGCAGATCTTTGCATTACAATCCTACCGTACTGTCCTTAAAAAAGGTTATGAGGTTAGCCAACGAGGGCTCAGCTTGGTCAGTAACATTACAAATGGAGACTTTGATCAGCATAAGGATCATTTCCAGTCTTTTGAGAAGGTAAATTCTAAAGTAAAAAACCATCCAGACACCCGGCAAATAATAGAGTTGGCTTCAACTATTCAACAGGTATCAAGACAATACCAAAAGCAACTTAGCTCACTCAATCAGCTCAATGCTTCCGAAGAAAATGTGGTCAGCCAAGTCTTTTTAAACATTCAAAAAGAAATTGGGCAACTGCTCACTGAGCTACAAGCCCTTTTGCAAAACAGCGAACTCAGCCTGTCTGATTCAGAGCGCATCATCAGACTGGAACAACTCCTCTTGCACATGCAAAGCATCTATTCCTATACAATGCGGTTTGGACAGGAAGCCATTCAATTATCCAGCCTTAGAGAGCAGGAACTAAACGGGATTAGCCAAGCAAGAAACTTTCATACCCATGATCAACTCTAACCTACTCAACCATGAAAAAATTACTGATACTGCTTTTCCCGCTCATTTTCACGATAAACATTCAGCCAGCATCTGCACAGGCAGACGAAATTGCTCAGTTACTATTGAATGTCACCAAACTGAGCCAGCTCAAGCAAATACTCAGCGATCTGGAAAAAGGATACAACACACTGAACTCCGGCTATTCACAGATTTCAAATATCGCGTCAGGAAATTTCACAATCCATGAAGCCTTCCTGGATGGCTTGCTACAAGTAAATCCAACGGTAAAAAACTATTACAAAGTCGCAGAAATTATCAGTTTTCAAATCAAGTTGGTGAAGGATTACAAATCGGCCTTTACGAAACTTAAAAACTCCGGTCAGTTCACGAGCAGGGAAATTTCTTACCTCTCTTCAGTGTATAACAATCTCTTCAAAAAAAGTCTGCAACAGCTCGACGAACTAACCTTAGTCTTAACTGCAAATAGACTTAGGATGTCAGATGAGGAACGCTTGGCAGCCATTGATCAGATCCATACCCACATGCAAGACCAGCTGATTTTTCTAATTGCATTCAATCAGGAGAACCAGGTTCTGGCAATTAGCCGAATCAAGGCAAATCAGGAAGTAAATGGAATCAAAAACCTCTATCAATAAATAGGGAACTAAGCTCAACCATCGCCATGAAAGTAATTCCTAAATCCATAGCTATCATTTTATTCTCCATCCTTCTACCACTGACTACTCAGGCCCAGGTGGGCTATGATAGAGGACTCCATGGCGTGTTGGAAGACCTTTACTCTGAGATGATGCCATTATGCAGTCAATTGATCAGCGTGGCTCAGGGAATTGCTGCCTTTGGAGCTTTATGGTATATCGCCTCCAGAGTCTGGCGATCCATAGCAAATGCTGAGCCCATAGACTTCTATCCCTTGTTCCGGCCATTTGCCATCGGCTTTTGTATCCTGCTATTCCCATCTGTTCTTTCCCTGATCAATGGAGTGATGAATCCAACTGTCAACGCTACAGCCTCGATGATGGACAATTCCAACCAAGCTATTGAAAACCTTCTGAAGCATAAAGAAGAAGTCGTTAAAGGGACTATTAAAGGCCAAATGTACCGAAGTAATTACAGGGAGGGGGATTATGAAAAATGGTTGAAATACACTCAGGGTTTGCCTGAGGAAGCTACTGCTCCGGAGGAAGGTTTTTTAGAATCTTTATGGAACAACGAACTTTTCTCAAATGCAAAATGGAGCTTCAATTTTAAACATTGGATCAAACAAGCCCTTGCTGAAATATTGCAATTGCTATTTGAAGCTGCCGCGCTTTGCATCAATACCCTGAGAACCTTTCAGATGGTTGTTCTATCCATTCTGGGTCCCTTGGTTTTCGGTCTATCTGTCTATGATGGATTCCAGCATACTCTTACGGTCTGGCTTGCCCGCTATATTAATATCTACCTCTGGCTACCCGTGGCCAATATCTTCGGTGCCATCATCAGCACCGTACAGGAAAAAATGCTCGTGCTGGACATAGGACAAATCGAAAGCACCGGGGACACCTTCTTCTCTGCCACAGATACAGGATACCTGATCTTTTTGGTGATCGGTATCATAGGCTATTTCTCAGTACCCTCAGTAGCCAACTACATTGTCCATGCTGCTTCAGGTGGAGCACTTCCGCATAAAGCATCCAGCTTTTTCACTCAAGCTGCATTCAGCACTGTTTCCATGGCCAGCTCCGCCGCCAAAATAGCTACAACACGAGGATCAAGTATGTCTGCTGATTCCTATGGGGATAAGGCAGGAAGCATGAACCAGTCCATGGCTTCACGTGGTACGGCTGCCGGTTATTTCAAGGATGGCAGTGATTTTCAATCCAGCAAACTTAAAGGCAACTCTTAATCTTACTACCCATGTTCAGCAAACCAAAAAACATAGACACCGCCTTTCGACAAATCCGGTTATTCACACTTACGATAATCCTCGCTTGTCTCCTCTTTTCAGGTTTCACCCTCTACAAGAGTCAGCAATTGACCGCATCGCTTCAGCAAAAAGTCTACATCCTGGCCAATGGAAAGGCTTTGGAAGCTTTTGCAACAGACCGCAGGGATAATATTCTAGTCGAGGCAAAAGATCATATATCCGCCTTTCATCGGTATTTCTTCACACTCGATCCTGATGAAAAAGTCATCATCGCCAATACAGCCAAAGCACTCTATCTGGCAGATGCTTCTGCAAAACGTCAATACGATAACCTGACGGAAAGCAATTACTACTCAAATATCATTGCAGGGAATATCAGTCAGGAAATCAACATGGACAGTGTATCCATTGATCTGCAGCAAACCCCGTCTTACTTCCGGTATTATGGTACCCAGCAGTTGACCCGGACAGGCTCCATCGTTACCCGAAAACTAGTAACTGAAGGTTACCTGCGCGAGGTGTCCCGCAGTGATAATAATCCTCATGGTTTCCTGATCGAAGGCTGGAAGACATTGGAAAATACAGATACACATATTCAAAACCGCTAAGCATGAATACCCCTCAAACACATCCCAATCCCATCGAAGCAGTCCAAGAATTTGGGCAACTCCAAGCCCAAAAATTCGCGGAACTGCTCCACCACAGAACTGAGAAACTCAGTCAAAGAGCTAAATACCTATACTTAATTCTCTTTCTCCTCATTTCATTAAGTGGATGTGCCTACCTGCTTGTTTTTAAAAGCTCCTCCTTTTCTCCTCCAACAGAACCATTACCAACAACCAACCTCCCCTACTTTCCTGATTTGGGAAATTCAAATTCCGATCCCGACAGTCTCACTTCAAACCCTAACACTTCAAAACAATATAAACCATGACTAACACAACAACCCAAAAACAACAGCAGAAACGAAAATTTCTTCTAATGCTACCCCTGCTCACAGTACCCTTTTTGACTTTTACATTCTGGGCTCTCGGCGGTGGAAACGGGATAGCAACTGATCCTATGCAAAGCCAGCAAAGTGGAATCAACATGGAGCTGCCAGGTATTGCAGATAATAAAACCCAAGTACTTGACAAGCTAGGGCATTATAAAAAGTCCCAAACAGACTCTGCTAGATTTCTACAGGCAGTAAAGAATGACCCGTACTATCGCATGGCTTATAAACCGGAAAAAAGCACCGGTATTGAGGATCAACTAACTGATTCCCAATCCTTGGAAAATGGCAGGTTGGGAAGTGTTCCTATGGCTGAATTTCAGGACCCGAATGAACGGTTGATTATGGAAAAACTGGAAGCACTCAACCAAACGCTTATGGAAAAGCCGATTGCTAAAGTCCACGATAAAAAAGTTGAGACAAACCAACTCACTCAAACTGCCGGTGATCCAACACTAAGCGCAGACTTAGATCGGCTAGATCACATGATGCAGCAGATGCAGGCAGGAAATGCAAGCACAGATCCTGAAATGCAGCAAATGAGCCAGTTACTCGAACAGATTCTGGACATACAGCATCCTGAACGTGTACAAGCCAGAATACGCTCCAACCAGATCCAGCAGCAAAACCAGGTATTTAGTGTAAACCCAATTTCTAATACTCAACATATTTCCAGTTTAGACCCTACTGAGGCAGCTACTGCAGGAGAAATAGTTACGGCAGAGAGAAATGGCTTCTTTGGCTTAGAAAGTCCAGACGATATAAATGAGCAGGCAAACTCCATTAAAGCTGTAATCCATGAAACACAAACACTGACATCAGGAGCTACAGTGAAACTTCGGTTGACTGAGGCAGCAAGTATCAATGGGCTAACTATTCCCAAAGATCAACTGGTATATGGCACCGCTTCACTCAACGGTGAACGTCTAAAAATTGAAATCCAGCACATTCGGGTACATGACCAGATCCTACCCGTGGCTTTGACTGTTCATGATGCAGATGGAATGGAAGGAATTTACATCCCAGGATCACTATCAAGAGAAGTGACTGCACAAGCTAGTGATCGGGCAATTCAGGGATTTGGGATCAGCACATTCGATACCTCACTGGAAGCTCAGGCTGCAAGTGCGGGAATCGAAACGGCAAAAACCTTCTTAAGCAAAAAGACCAAACTGATTCAGTTTACGCTAAAAGCAGGTTATCAGATCTGGCTCAGTGATGAAAAAACCAACGCTAACTTCTAAATCCAATGCTATGAACAGCAATCAACTTACAAAATGGACAGTCACACTAATGCTTGTGGGAATAACTTCTCTGGTTGGCCGTAGTGTACAAGCCCAATCAAATTCATCCTTTACTACGCAAGCAATCCCTTCTGTTTCCTTACAGATCAGCGAGCAGCTCACTACCAACCTGATTTTCCCGCAGGCCATCAAAAGTGTGGACCGAGGAAATCGAGAAATCATGGTTCAACGTGCAAATACCGTTGAAAACGTCCTTCAGGTGAAAGCTGAAACAAGCGAAATGAACAATAGCAACCTAACTGTGATCACATCAGACGGTAAGTTTTACTCATTTAAAGTAAGTTATTCAGCAAATCCCCAACAGCTCAATTTGACTGTAATTCCAGGTTCCAAAAAACCTGCAGCTGAGTTCCCAAAGGGAACATCCAATGAAGTGGCCGTTTTAGAAACAGCTCAAAAAGTAGCTGTAAAAAACAGGCAAATTAAGCCGATCAGACAACGTAAATACATGACCGGGCTAAGTCTGACCGGTATCTACATCGAAGAAGACCTACTCTATTTTCAGATCAGGCTGGAGAACCAAACAAATATTACCTACGATGTGGAACAGTTCCGCTTTTTTATCCGGGACAACAGAAAAGACAAACGAACAGCAGTACAGGAACTGGAGCAAATCCCCATTCAGATTCTTGGCAATACAGCACAAATTCCTGCCCAATCAACCCAGACTATAGTAGTCGCACTTCCCAAGTTTACCATTCCAGACCAAAAGCATTTAGGAATTGAATTAATGGAACAACAAGGCGGAAGACATTTGAAAATAAAAGTCAAAAACAACCACATTATCCATGCAGCTGTGGTAGAGTAAGATTCCTTACCTACAGAAAAACCAATCAATAAATCTTTATCAGTTAACCACAAACAACATAGATCATGAACGAGCAAAATTTCGATTACCTCAAAAACCAGGTTAAGTACACCGGATTCGGCGAAGCTTTGGAGCCTCAATTAAAAGAAAAGATCAGCAAGGGAGAATCCAATTTCACGCTAAATCATCAAGCAAATTTTGGAGGGGATACCGTCAATTCAAACCTGCATTTTCGAAAGTCAGAAATGACTGATATGTATTTCTTTAACAAGTACGATCTGAGTCTGACCAAATCCGGACAGGATGAACCGGCGATCAATCAGACCTTTTACATCGGCAAGGACAACAACATCACATTGAAGGAAGGATACAATCTGTTGGACGGACGTGCAGTAAACAAAGATCTGGTAAACAAGGAACAGGAAAAGTATAATGCCTGGGTCCAACTGGACTTTAAGGAAACGGATAATCAAGGAAACTTTAAACTAAAGCAGTTCCATGAGAATTACGGCTTTGATCTGCAAAAGGCATTGGAAAAGCACCCGATAAAAGAACTTGGTAATCCTGAAGACCAAAGCAAGCTGATGGATTCCTTAAAAAAGGGAAACCGACAATCGGTGACTTTTACTGGCAGTGAAGGCGAACAAAAGCGCTTTGTAGAAGCAAACCCACAGTTCAAAAATGTGAATACCTACGATGCTAATCAGGTACGCACCACAGAAACTCAGCGGGAAGGCAAAAGTGAATCACAGAGCAAATCCCAAAAACAGGAAGTCAATGAAGAATCGGATGAGAGTCCCAAGAAGAAGACACGAAAAAGGAAAAGTGCAGGAGTAGCAGGTTAATTCACCCAAAATGGAGCAGATGAAATCAAGCATGACAGAGAACGCAATACATTAGAAGTATTACTTAGCTTGCAAGATTCCATCTGACCATTTAAAAAAAAGCATGTACAGATGAAAGAAGCATTGGAGGAATTTATGGCAGGGATTGAGAAAGATCCCAGAATATGCCTTTCCCATATCGGGGTTTTCTCCGTGCTGCTTCATGCACGTGAAGAATATGGAGGTACTGAACCCTTTCCAATAAAACGGGAAGAGCTGATGAAAGCTGCTAAGATATCCAGCACAGCCACCTACTTCAAAATCATCCGGCAACTCCATGAGTATGGCTACATATGCTACCTGCCAACGTTCAACCGTATGAGTCAAAGTCGGGTCGCATTAGCTAAAGAACCTTAAAGTAACCAAGCCTAAGTCAATTCAATTTCAATTCCAAGACCATGGAAACCATCACTAAAGAAGATTTGGAAACCTTACGATTTCAGCTATTTGCAGATCTCAAAAAATTACTGGAAAAACCAACTGAGAATAAACCAAACGAAAAGGAATGGCTAAGAAGCCGGGATGTAAAAAAAATGCTGAGTATTTCCGATGCAGCCTTACAGAATTTACGGATTCGGGGACTATTGCATCCTGTTAAAATCTCAGGCCTCTATTACTACAAATCCGAAGAGTTGAAATCTTTATTCAAACAATAAAAGTAACCAGTTATGAAAGTTCTCCAAATGGAATATTACGTGGATAGAATCGTAAAAGAAAGGGATATCAAACCAACGCGGGTATCCGTTTTTTTAGCCATGCTACAACTCTGGAAAGAGCAGAAACGCTGCAATCCTTTTCAGATCTCCAGACGCAAAATCATGAAACTATCTGGAGTAAAAAGTATTGTTACCTATCATAAATGTATCTCCGAATTAAAAGATCGAGGGTTAGTAGAATATAATCCTTCTTATCATCCGAAATTGGGAAGTGGGGTGAAATTGAAGTGCATAAAGGAAAACTAAAAAACATTATCCAAAACTCCAAGAGACACTAACCTTCCTTTCGAAACTACATTTTATAAAAAAATTAATCCATCTCCGTAGGAACAAAGTTTAGGTTGAGCGGATTACTTACTAGATAAAAAATCTAATATTCTTTAATAATTAAGACACTGTTTTTTGTGGAAATTCTTTCAACAGCTTATTTATTTCCATGGGTACAGTTTCAAATTTATTTAACAAATTGAAATTTCACCTTTTCGCTGGAATCAAATTATTCAGTATAAACTTCAGAGACATAGAGGCAAATTGAATTATGACAAAAGGGTTATTTGATCGCAAGTTTGAATCTATATTAGAGGAACATGTTATTTGGGTAAACAAACTTCTATCCTTTTTTAAGTGAAAATATCCATCCTCTATTTTTTTAACTTATGAATTTCCCAACCAGAAACCAGCAAAACTAAAGGGATAAATCCTGATATAAACACTAAAAAACGACCAACTTTCCCTCCTATTTCACCAATATGGATGGGATAGAATTGACCGGCCGTTTGTAAGCTTAAGGGATCATTAGGAAAATCTGATAGTGTAAAGACGCTTCCATCTTGATGCAACTCTATTTCCTTGGTTTTTCTTAGTCCTGTTTGAATTTCCCGACGCTCTATCAATCTTATTTTATATTTCCCATTCCCATCCACAGGAAAATATATGGCTCGAATGAAGTAAGTTTCATCATAATGAGTTAAGTATTCACCAAATGAACGATAAGACGGTATGCTATGATCTACGTACATTTGATTTACTTTTTCAGGCAAATCAAAAACCTGCATGACTTCTTTGTAAGAAGAATTGTAGGTAAAATATGCACCTGAGAAAGCCATAAATCCTAATGGAAGGAAGAAGAAAATTCCCAGGACTTTATGCAAATCATAATTAAAAAGTCTTTTTGGCGAATTCCATTTCAGCTTAAATCCACTTGACACCTTTTTTCCATAGATATCCCACCAAATTTTCAATCCAGACATTAAAAGGAGGAAAACAAAAATCAAGGCGCTGGTACCGATGATATATTTACCATAATCGGCTATTCCCAAGGTCCTGTGGTAAATCAATAATTTTTCGAAAAATTTAATTGAATTCGATTTTTCACCAAGATACGTACCCGAATAAGGATGAAAATACTCCGTTTTTCCATCTTTAAAATCGATTGAAATAGTTTGCTGCTCTCTATAAGGCAAATGGATTTGACTGATTTCCCCTCCCCTTTCTTCAATCAGGGACTTCACCGTATTCAACAGCCAACTCTCATCAAATTCCTCCTTTTGCTGGATTTCCAATAAATCAGAATTTAAAAATGCGGAAATTTCGGGCTGCCATACATACATGGAACCTGTTAAACCCGAGAATGATGCAATCAATCCGCAAGTTATTCCTAACCAGAGATGGAGTTTTCTATTGAATTTCTGGAAGCGTGTCAATCTGATTTCTTAATAACAAAACCCAAAGCTTAATAGGCTCTGGGTTGAATTAAAACATACTTGTTGTTTATCAATTTCTGTTTAGAAATTGTATTGAAGGCTTAACTTCGCATTGATTCCTTCCCCTGTTCCAGAAAAAGTCTTTAAAGGAGCTGCCCATTGTGATCTGGCTGGCAAATAAAACTCATTCAACAAATTATTGATAGCCAAAGAAAGGCCTAGATTTTCTAGCATTTGATAGTTAGCAGACCAATTTACAAGAGTATATCCTTCTACTGGAAACTGGGTATGTCTATAGGTATAATTTCCGGCTCCATCCAGATATGGATCAAATCGATCTCTATCTCCCAAAGAGGTCATCCGAAGTGAGGTACTGATTTTATCACTTGGGTTGTAGGTAACATAGGCTGTCAATTTGGGAGCATTAATGACATCACCGCCAAGGTAGGTTAAGGTGCTTCCACTGCCAGTACTTTTGTTGACCCCTTCAACATAAGAATAGCTCACTCCCAATAGTAGTTTACTGTCAAAAGCTCTATAGTCCAATGCAACTTCAGCCCCATAGATATTCTGTGGCTGTTTTGAGGGAACAAAGGAATTAATGGATTCGTCAAATACCACCCCGGTACCCAAATTTGACGTACTATAATATCCCACTGCCTCCAGTTTGAAATTATTGAACATGGAAGTAAACCCAAATTCAAAATTCTCAGTCACGGCCGGCTCGAGCTGAATATCGTTGATATTGGATGCCGTAGCAGATCTCAAAACAGAGCCTAAATCAGAGATAGAGAAACCCTGAGAATAACTAACATATGGAATAAATTCCTGATGCTTAATAAATCTAAGCCCTGCGTTAAATGATAGGTTATTAAACCCAATGACCCCTCCTTCGACTGCTACTGAAGGAGTAAAATTACCGTCGCTAAGGGCAGAATATGGAAGGGTATTATAATCATCAATATTCAATCGCATATCATCATACCTCATCCCAACTTTAAGCACCCAATCTTGGTCAAATTTGACGGTAGATTGCAAATACGGAGCCCAACTGAACATATCAATATTGGGAACCCATAATCTACCATCAAGAAGACCTTGGTTCGTTTTGTCATTCAATAAATCCAGACCATAAATTAAAGTAATGTTTGTGGAGCCTTTGGTTGGGATATTAGAGGTGAAATTTGGTCTGATACCGAATTTTTCTGCATTGATCACAGATTGCCCTCCATTCTCGAATTTGTCTGAATAAAAGAACACATTTTTGGTGTTCTGATAATATAGATCGGTGGCAAAATCGGTGGAACCTCTAAAAATCGAGTAATAATTATACGTTAACTGTCCATTGATCAATTTTGAGCCAGTTGGTTCCTCTCCTTCAATGGATCCCTCGACTCCGTATCCTGGAGTTAAGGTATAATCACCATTCTCCTGTACCTCAAAACTCGCTGGAACAGGTATAAAAGGAGTGTCCTGACGTGAATTATAAATATTCCCTCCCAAAGTAATTGACTGTTTATCTGATAGCTGATAGTCAATTTTCGCTAATCCGGTTACGATTTGGGTATTATCCAATCCATAAGTTGGCAGGATCACATCACCATTTGCATCGTATTTATTTCCAGTTTGTTCAAAACTACCACTTACTAAATAGCTGAATTTATCCAATTTTCCTTTTAGGGATTGGTAAACCCCATATCCCAATGCATCCTTGGTTTTAGCTAAATTGGACGTGCCCCACAGACTTGTGGTGCCTTCGATTTTTCTTGAAGCATTCGGTCTTTTGGTAATGTAGTTGATAAACCCTCCGTTTCCTCCGTTACCAAAAATTGAAGTAGCTCCTTTGATCACTTCTACTCTGCTAATATCCAAAGGACTGACAGATTTGATTCCGAGTTGCCCATTTCTCAAAGGTGAAGATTGGGGAATCCCGTCGACCATTACCAATAGGGAACGACCTCTCAATGTTTGCCCCCAGTTGGAAAAAGTACCTGTGGAAACACCCAAACCTGGAACCGTAAATTCCAGAATTTCACTGATATTACTTGTAGATTGACTCAGGTCTTCCAACTGTTTTTCATTCACAACAGTAACGGAAGCGGGGATTTCCGAAAGAAATTCTGAATGCCTGCTCGCAGACACGACTATTTCATTTAGGTTGGCTAGATCTTCCATAAGAACCTGAAACCACTCTAACTTTCCTTCACCATCAACTGAAATTTCCACTACTTCTGTCAAATAACCGATCATACTGAATGAAACCTTGTACGTTCCTTTGTCCAATCCTGCTATTTCAAATTTACCAGTATGGTCCGAGACTGCTCCTTTTTGCAAAGATTGGACATAAACACTAACCCCAA contains:
- the traJ gene encoding conjugative transposon protein TraJ, whose amino-acid sequence is MKVIPKSIAIILFSILLPLTTQAQVGYDRGLHGVLEDLYSEMMPLCSQLISVAQGIAAFGALWYIASRVWRSIANAEPIDFYPLFRPFAIGFCILLFPSVLSLINGVMNPTVNATASMMDNSNQAIENLLKHKEEVVKGTIKGQMYRSNYREGDYEKWLKYTQGLPEEATAPEEGFLESLWNNELFSNAKWSFNFKHWIKQALAEILQLLFEAAALCINTLRTFQMVVLSILGPLVFGLSVYDGFQHTLTVWLARYINIYLWLPVANIFGAIISTVQEKMLVLDIGQIESTGDTFFSATDTGYLIFLVIGIIGYFSVPSVANYIVHAASGGALPHKASSFFTQAAFSTVSMASSAAKIATTRGSSMSADSYGDKAGSMNQSMASRGTAAGYFKDGSDFQSSKLKGNS
- a CDS encoding TraG family conjugative transposon ATPase, with translation MERPLETHSPILSIEQDCILSKQGDITVAFQAELPEIFTLSNQEYEAFHQVWIKAIKSLPKHSILHKQDWFIDSRHQANFTESEESFLHRSSERFFHERPYLDHCCYLYLTLSPKNRKVSSSLFSTLLRSHIVPEELILAGTIPNFLDTCGQFERILTDSGFVHIKRLKELDIYSTRTQKGILEKYCSLSESKEPTWLSDINFKQSLSIGNKHCRLFTLSDASDLPSLCGSRINYDKYSTDTTKFSVGFASALGQLLPCNHIYNQYIFIEDVQQTLKRLESKRLRLQSLANYSRENAIARDATNDYLNEAISEQRLPVKAHFNILTWTEDPLQIPEIKKQVGAALSQMEATAREETVGAAQIFWAGIPGNSADFPMNDSFDTFVEQASCFLNLETGYRNSLSPFGIRLGDRLTGKPVHVDLSDEPVKRGICTNRNKFILGPSGSGKSFFTNHMIRSYYEQGTHVVLVDVGHSYKGLCDLVGGYYFTYDEKNPIQFNPFYIAEGDQLDTEKKESIKTLLLALWKKDNETFTRSEYVALSNALKGYYEKLASDSSLFASFNSFYEYVKSDFLPLLQIDKVKEKDFDISNFLYVLRPYYRGGEFDYLLNATENLDLLQERFIVFELDNIKDHPILFPVVTIIIMEVFINKMRKLKGIRKLILIEEAWKAIAKEGMAEYIKYLFKTVRKFFGEAIVVTQEVEDIISSPVVKQAIINNSDCKILLDQSKYQNKFDQIQELLGLTDKERAMVLSVNKANDPNRIYKEVFISLGGMLSKVYRTEVSKEEYLAYTTEETEKIKVMDYAHRYGSIQKGIAALTVEQVQH
- the traK gene encoding conjugative transposon protein TraK, whose protein sequence is MFSKPKNIDTAFRQIRLFTLTIILACLLFSGFTLYKSQQLTASLQQKVYILANGKALEAFATDRRDNILVEAKDHISAFHRYFFTLDPDEKVIIANTAKALYLADASAKRQYDNLTESNYYSNIIAGNISQEINMDSVSIDLQQTPSYFRYYGTQQLTRTGSIVTRKLVTEGYLREVSRSDNNPHGFLIEGWKTLENTDTHIQNR
- a CDS encoding conjugal transfer protein TraI encodes the protein MISSHKNIRLTVLLTVLCVAFILPPTRTQAAATIPIVEIIKAAVKKVIVAVDLQIQRQQNKVIWLQNAQKVLENTMSKLKLDEISSWTEKQRELYEKYFDELQQVKSAISSYHRVRDIAQKQTLIVTEYKKVWAVIQQDDHFTIQEKEYMGQVYAGILGDTVENLDQLSILIKAFTLQMSDGERLTLLNETALKVDQNYQDLLSFNRSNGQLSLQRARSNTEISHIQLLYGIQP
- a CDS encoding TerB family tellurite resistance protein; its protein translation is MKKLLILLFPLIFTINIQPASAQADEIAQLLLNVTKLSQLKQILSDLEKGYNTLNSGYSQISNIASGNFTIHEAFLDGLLQVNPTVKNYYKVAEIISFQIKLVKDYKSAFTKLKNSGQFTSREISYLSSVYNNLFKKSLQQLDELTLVLTANRLRMSDEERLAAIDQIHTHMQDQLIFLIAFNQENQVLAISRIKANQEVNGIKNLYQ